A genome region from Gammaproteobacteria bacterium includes the following:
- a CDS encoding enoyl-CoA hydratase/isomerase family protein: protein MTNNVDNDITVELDGHVATVEIHRPPNNFFDYELISAIADAYEMLDADDDCRAVVLCSEGKHFCAGADFSARESWGQAQLDTQAGQLYREAARVFSARKPVIAAIQGAAVGGGLGLACSADHRITCAEARFSANFARLAFHQGFGLSVTLPRLVGETQASLLLLTGRRVNGTDAVTIGLADQLVPQNEVREAAQALAAEVALSGPLAVQSIRATLRSGLADAVVQATEHELAEQSRLRKTADFHEGIKAMAERRPPNFTGE from the coding sequence ATGACAAACAATGTGGATAACGACATCACAGTCGAATTAGATGGTCACGTGGCAACCGTAGAAATACACCGCCCGCCAAACAATTTTTTTGATTACGAGTTGATCAGTGCGATCGCCGATGCTTACGAGATGCTGGATGCTGACGACGATTGTCGGGCCGTTGTGCTGTGTTCCGAAGGAAAGCATTTTTGTGCGGGGGCAGATTTCTCGGCGCGCGAGTCGTGGGGTCAGGCACAACTCGATACGCAAGCGGGTCAGTTGTATCGTGAGGCTGCCCGGGTCTTCAGTGCCCGGAAACCGGTGATAGCGGCAATACAGGGTGCAGCTGTAGGTGGAGGCCTGGGGCTCGCTTGTTCTGCTGATCACCGGATCACCTGTGCCGAAGCCCGGTTTTCTGCAAACTTTGCGCGGCTGGCATTTCACCAGGGCTTCGGCCTCAGCGTTACGCTACCGCGACTCGTGGGTGAGACTCAGGCCAGCCTGCTTCTACTGACAGGACGACGCGTGAACGGCACTGATGCCGTAACGATCGGTTTAGCTGATCAGCTTGTACCCCAGAATGAGGTGCGCGAAGCTGCACAGGCACTGGCGGCCGAGGTCGCATTGTCCGGTCCCCTCGCGGTTCAGAGCATTCGAGCGACCTTGCGCAGTGGCCTGGCTGATGCAGTCGTTCAGGCAACTGAGCACGAACTGGCGGAACAGAGTCGCTTACGTAAAACCGCTGATTTTCACGAAGGAATCAAAGCCATGGCTGAACGTCGACCCCCAAACTTTACTGGAGAATAA
- a CDS encoding ABC transporter ATP-binding protein/permease has protein sequence MRLITENPGAASGAQPERAVVGAQISHDEEMFGRAFDGRVIRRFFSFVWPYRGTVVLALLAVLVFVCTQLAIPLVILYAIDHTLSPTTEATTTLGTVVMVFAGVILVNFLANYLQELLVGRVAETVIVDLRRAMFSHLQRVALSFMDKTEVGRVMSRLQSDTGTLQEYLESSVFAIGDLALLLGITITLLVLNVELGALTLSIMPVLLLVRYFWLPHARAAFRRARETNSMANGALAESIRGIQTIQVMVRELVNFRLYSKLCDLNRRAHLRAAKLAQVNVPIVDTLTGVAMAIVIVVGGRMVLNDELALGVMVAFLFYVQRFFDPIRSLTIQYSMMQRAMVSGQRILEVLDVPEAIKDKPEALELKSCAGHIDFSHVDFAYVSDTPVLTDISFSIKAGEKIALVGPTGSGKSTVAALLRRFYDVSSGQVLIDGHDIRNLSQRSLGTHMAMVLQDPYLFSGSIFENIQYSNTGKGLADVEAAARAVSAHEFITRLPGGYEFMVDQRGGNLSLGQRQLLSFARALVADTKILILDEATANVDSYSEMKIQKALNVLLRGRTAIVIAHRLATVRECDRILVLHHGRLVEEGSHDQLILQNGLYAGLHRMNYGSFDDLAVGQND, from the coding sequence ATGAGACTGATAACCGAGAACCCGGGGGCTGCATCTGGAGCCCAGCCCGAACGTGCTGTAGTCGGTGCCCAGATCAGCCACGATGAAGAGATGTTCGGCCGTGCATTCGACGGCCGTGTTATACGGCGCTTTTTTTCATTTGTATGGCCGTACCGAGGGACAGTGGTGCTCGCACTATTGGCTGTACTGGTGTTCGTCTGCACGCAGCTGGCCATTCCGCTGGTCATCCTGTATGCCATTGACCACACCTTGAGCCCAACGACTGAAGCGACCACTACGCTCGGCACCGTGGTTATGGTATTCGCCGGCGTGATTCTGGTGAATTTCCTGGCCAACTACCTGCAGGAACTACTGGTCGGGCGTGTCGCAGAGACTGTTATTGTCGACCTGCGACGCGCAATGTTTTCCCACCTCCAGCGGGTCGCTTTGTCTTTCATGGACAAAACCGAAGTGGGCCGAGTGATGTCACGACTTCAGAGCGATACCGGCACGCTGCAGGAGTATCTGGAGAGCTCAGTATTTGCAATTGGCGATCTCGCGCTGCTGTTGGGGATCACGATTACTTTACTGGTGCTCAATGTTGAACTGGGCGCACTCACACTGTCCATCATGCCCGTGCTGCTGTTAGTCAGATATTTCTGGTTGCCGCATGCCCGTGCAGCATTCCGCCGCGCAAGGGAAACCAACTCAATGGCGAATGGTGCGCTCGCAGAATCGATCCGGGGCATTCAAACCATACAAGTAATGGTTCGCGAGTTGGTGAATTTCCGCCTATATTCCAAGTTGTGCGACCTCAACCGCCGGGCGCACCTGCGGGCCGCCAAACTAGCCCAGGTCAACGTTCCTATAGTTGACACGCTGACCGGCGTCGCGATGGCAATCGTCATTGTTGTTGGAGGCCGCATGGTATTAAATGATGAACTTGCACTGGGCGTCATGGTCGCCTTCTTATTCTACGTTCAGAGATTTTTCGATCCCATTCGATCGCTGACCATTCAATACAGCATGATGCAAAGGGCAATGGTGTCGGGCCAGCGGATCCTTGAAGTTCTTGACGTTCCTGAAGCAATCAAAGACAAGCCCGAGGCACTGGAGCTCAAGTCCTGTGCGGGTCACATTGATTTCAGTCACGTGGACTTCGCGTACGTGAGTGATACCCCTGTACTGACTGACATCAGCTTTTCGATCAAAGCCGGTGAAAAGATCGCGCTGGTCGGACCCACTGGATCCGGCAAATCCACAGTCGCCGCGTTATTGCGCCGGTTTTATGACGTGTCGTCAGGCCAGGTACTGATTGATGGGCACGATATACGCAACCTGTCGCAGAGGTCGCTGGGCACACATATGGCGATGGTGCTGCAGGATCCCTACCTGTTCTCAGGCTCCATTTTCGAGAACATCCAGTATTCAAATACCGGCAAGGGATTGGCTGATGTCGAGGCCGCCGCCCGCGCTGTCAGCGCCCATGAATTTATCACCCGTCTCCCGGGCGGCTACGAGTTTATGGTGGATCAGCGCGGTGGAAATCTTTCGCTGGGACAACGCCAGTTGCTGAGTTTTGCCCGCGCCCTGGTGGCTGATACAAAAATCCTGATACTCGACGAAGCGACTGCCAATGTCGACAGTTACTCCGAGATGAAAATTCAGAAGGCGTTGAATGTTCTGCTTCGAGGGCGCACAGCCATTGTTATTGCCCACCGGCTGGCCACAGTGAGAGAGTGCGATCGAATTCTAGTACTTCACCACGGGCGCCTGGTTGAAGAAGGGAGTCACGATCAGTTGATCCTCCAGAACGGTCTTTATGCCGGGCTTCATCGGATGAACTACGGATCATTTGATGACCTCGCGGTTGGGCAAAACGACTGA